In a genomic window of Allomeiothermus silvanus DSM 9946:
- a CDS encoding 3-hydroxyacyl-CoA dehydrogenase/enoyl-CoA hydratase family protein, translating into MRIKKIGVVGAGTMGGAIAALAASAGVPVVLLDIPGQQDKLELVKKGLERQLKAKPAAFMDKGRASLIELGTTEELAKLKDCDWIVEVIIEKPEPKQELFAKLESVCKPTAIVSSNTSGIPMRTLLEGRSEGFRKRFLGTHFFAPVRYLHLLELIPTPDTDPQVVQTMRYFGERILGKGTVICKDAPGFIANRLGVYGMTQAMRLMMEEGLTIDEVDALTGPLVGRPKSATFRTGDISGLDVLKLVSTELAHTTGEDFRMPDWVENLIQQGNLGDKTGAGFYKKVGKDIFTYDYRTGEYKPQEKLRLAEIAAIKDLPLSERLKKVAELPGKYGAFARKLFLITAHYALEKAPEIAYDIVAVDQAMEWGFAWEQGPFKNMDAVGLDYLRQGFAELGLVEPELLKKAQGSFYKDGTYLGFDGQYHSLPRNPAHITASGLRKAGKVLLEGKETALLDLGDGVALFENRAKMGTLGEGVLRELHKALDWVEQSDYHGLVLSHDDPRTYSAGANLALVLMGAQEGDWDEMARAVHTFQQTAMRLRRSPFPVISAPFGLTLGGGAEFSLHSDRIQAHAELYMGLVEVGVGLIPAGGGTKEMLFRFTQELSAYGPDIDLFEGVKRAFQMIALAQTSTSALEARNMGFLRHGDGISMNRDTLISDAKAQVLALAAGYVPQPPMKIRALGAEGIGNLRYALWQFQEAGQASEHDARIGEELAYVLCGGDGPAREVSEQDILDLEREAFLKLLGTKKTQERIAHMLKTGKPLRN; encoded by the coding sequence ATGCGAATCAAGAAAATAGGTGTTGTCGGCGCGGGAACGATGGGCGGGGCCATCGCGGCCCTGGCGGCTTCGGCGGGGGTTCCGGTGGTGCTCTTGGACATCCCAGGGCAGCAAGACAAGCTCGAGCTGGTCAAGAAGGGCCTCGAGCGGCAGCTGAAGGCCAAACCTGCTGCTTTTATGGACAAGGGTCGGGCTAGCTTGATCGAACTAGGCACTACCGAGGAACTAGCCAAGCTTAAAGACTGTGACTGGATTGTCGAGGTCATCATCGAGAAGCCCGAGCCCAAGCAAGAGCTTTTCGCTAAACTGGAAAGCGTTTGCAAACCTACCGCCATCGTTTCTTCCAACACCTCGGGCATCCCCATGCGGACCCTACTCGAGGGCCGCTCGGAAGGCTTCCGTAAGCGATTCCTGGGTACCCACTTCTTCGCCCCGGTGCGCTACTTGCACCTTTTGGAGCTGATCCCCACGCCGGACACCGACCCCCAGGTGGTACAGACCATGCGCTACTTCGGAGAGCGCATTCTGGGCAAAGGCACGGTGATCTGTAAAGATGCCCCTGGCTTCATCGCCAACCGACTGGGCGTTTACGGTATGACCCAAGCCATGCGGTTGATGATGGAGGAGGGGCTTACCATTGATGAGGTGGACGCCCTCACCGGTCCCTTGGTGGGCCGCCCCAAGTCGGCCACCTTCCGCACCGGGGATATCTCTGGGTTAGACGTGCTCAAGCTGGTCTCCACTGAGCTTGCCCACACCACCGGGGAAGATTTCCGGATGCCCGACTGGGTGGAGAACCTGATTCAGCAGGGCAACCTCGGTGACAAGACCGGGGCGGGGTTTTACAAGAAAGTCGGCAAGGACATCTTTACCTACGACTACCGCACCGGCGAGTACAAGCCGCAGGAGAAACTGCGCCTTGCAGAGATTGCAGCCATCAAAGACTTACCGCTTTCTGAGCGGCTGAAAAAGGTGGCTGAACTTCCCGGCAAGTACGGTGCTTTCGCCCGTAAGCTCTTTCTGATCACCGCACATTACGCGCTCGAGAAAGCCCCCGAGATCGCCTACGACATCGTGGCGGTGGATCAGGCTATGGAGTGGGGCTTTGCCTGGGAGCAAGGCCCTTTCAAGAACATGGACGCGGTGGGCCTTGACTACCTCCGCCAGGGCTTTGCCGAGTTGGGCCTCGTTGAGCCGGAACTCCTGAAGAAGGCCCAGGGCAGCTTCTACAAGGACGGCACCTACCTGGGCTTCGATGGGCAGTACCACTCCCTCCCCAGGAACCCCGCCCACATTACGGCTTCAGGGCTGCGCAAGGCCGGGAAGGTACTCTTAGAGGGCAAGGAAACCGCTCTGCTCGACCTGGGGGACGGGGTGGCTCTCTTCGAGAACCGGGCTAAGATGGGGACCCTCGGCGAAGGGGTGCTCCGAGAACTGCACAAAGCCCTCGACTGGGTGGAGCAGAGCGATTACCACGGTTTGGTGCTCTCCCACGACGATCCCCGCACCTACTCGGCGGGCGCTAACTTGGCCCTGGTCCTGATGGGGGCGCAGGAAGGTGACTGGGACGAGATGGCCCGGGCTGTACACACCTTCCAGCAGACCGCCATGCGGCTGCGCCGCTCGCCATTCCCGGTAATTTCGGCTCCTTTTGGCCTCACGTTGGGTGGTGGGGCGGAGTTCAGCCTGCACTCAGACCGTATTCAGGCCCACGCTGAGCTGTATATGGGCTTAGTGGAGGTGGGAGTGGGTCTGATCCCGGCGGGCGGCGGCACCAAGGAGATGCTTTTCCGTTTCACCCAGGAGTTATCTGCCTATGGTCCCGACATCGACCTCTTTGAGGGGGTGAAGAGGGCTTTCCAGATGATCGCCTTAGCCCAGACCAGCACCAGCGCGCTCGAGGCCCGCAACATGGGATTCCTGCGCCACGGCGATGGTATCAGCATGAACCGCGATACCCTCATCTCTGACGCCAAAGCCCAGGTGTTGGCCCTGGCCGCAGGCTACGTGCCCCAACCCCCCATGAAGATTCGTGCCTTGGGCGCAGAGGGCATCGGCAACCTGCGCTACGCGCTGTGGCAGTTCCAGGAAGCTGGACAGGCCTCCGAACACGATGCGCGTATCGGGGAGGAACTGGCTTACGTGCTCTGCGGCGGGGACGGCCCGGCCCGTGAGGTCAGCGAACAGGACATCCTGGACCTCGAGCGCGAGGCCTTCCTCAAGCTCTTAGGTACGAAGAAGACCCAAGAGCGCATCGCGCACATGTTGAAGACTGGGAAGCCACTGCGGAACTAG
- a CDS encoding GGDEF domain-containing protein: MLRKLLKQYGTVRVVGLLTLASVALSLMLTSAVSYLQNGHVSASGLFIGFIVPLIIAPVFSYFQLRLIAQLEQAYSELHRLSITDYLTNTHNRRYFIQQAQQMFAMAQRDLKPLSVLLFDADDFKKINDTHGHLVGDQVLARIAEVTRAHVRKGDLVARYGGEEFAVLLPNTQIPEALEVAMRIHQEILNNPVTYAGSPIVATVSMGVVALELSHRTLDELLAKADGALYRAKNTGKNRIELGSADV; encoded by the coding sequence ATGCTGCGCAAACTTCTCAAGCAATATGGCACCGTGCGGGTGGTTGGGCTTCTCACCCTAGCCTCGGTAGCGCTTTCCCTGATGCTTACATCCGCAGTGAGCTATCTCCAAAACGGACATGTATCCGCCAGCGGTTTATTTATAGGGTTTATCGTCCCGCTCATTATCGCCCCGGTGTTTAGTTACTTCCAGCTCCGCCTCATCGCGCAGCTCGAGCAAGCCTACAGTGAGCTGCACCGACTTTCCATCACCGATTACCTGACCAATACCCATAACCGGCGTTACTTCATCCAACAAGCCCAGCAGATGTTCGCAATGGCCCAGCGCGATCTCAAACCCCTTTCGGTACTGCTTTTCGATGCCGATGACTTCAAGAAGATTAACGACACCCACGGGCACCTGGTAGGAGATCAGGTACTCGCCCGCATCGCCGAGGTGACCCGGGCCCACGTTCGCAAAGGGGATTTGGTGGCCCGCTACGGCGGTGAGGAGTTTGCGGTATTGCTGCCAAACACCCAAATCCCCGAAGCCCTCGAGGTAGCTATGCGCATCCACCAGGAAATCCTCAACAATCCTGTCACATACGCAGGAAGCCCCATCGTCGCTACCGTCAGCATGGGGGTGGTAGCGCTGGAGCTAAGCCATCGAACCCTGGACGAGTTGCTGGCCAAAGCCGATGGGGCTTTGTACCGAGCTAAGAACACCGGAAAAAACCGAATAGAGCTTGGTTCAGCCGACGTCTAG
- a CDS encoding YrdB family protein, which produces MDWIHATLLGVRFVLELCAVCALGYWGLQTGQNGLMKILLGLGAPLLAAIVWGTFVAPKATVLLPGALRLGLECLVFAAAVAALLAVGKPALAGAFAAVALSNRVLMYLWKQ; this is translated from the coding sequence ATGGACTGGATCCACGCCACCTTGCTGGGGGTGCGGTTTGTGCTCGAGTTGTGTGCTGTATGCGCCCTCGGCTACTGGGGCTTGCAGACGGGGCAAAACGGGCTCATGAAAATCCTGCTTGGCCTGGGGGCTCCGCTGCTCGCAGCCATCGTCTGGGGGACTTTTGTCGCGCCTAAAGCAACGGTTTTGCTGCCGGGAGCGCTGCGGCTGGGGCTCGAGTGCTTGGTTTTTGCCGCCGCCGTAGCTGCCTTGCTCGCCGTGGGCAAACCTGCGCTCGCTGGGGCATTTGCCGCGGTGGCGCTATCCAATCGGGTCTTGATGTACCTCTGGAAACAATAA
- a CDS encoding SGNH/GDSL hydrolase family protein, with product MIHHFVALGDSFTEGVGDPVEGIPLRSAHDWLAEWMRAASPGLRYTNLASRGLRAGEIRAQQLQRGLSLEPDFVSVVAGANDCLKGPFSAERLRAELNLMLGAFQSVGARLFTATLPNFTLRLELPGGVRERVGRNLEAANHIIHDLAGRYDAIFFDFWESDLDKNPALWSEDGVHPNARGYLEIARQVAPVLERHGIAVRVPAAQGEGR from the coding sequence ATGATTCATCACTTCGTGGCCCTCGGCGACAGCTTCACCGAAGGAGTAGGCGACCCGGTGGAGGGAATTCCCTTGCGCTCCGCCCACGACTGGCTGGCCGAGTGGATGCGGGCGGCCAGCCCCGGCCTGCGCTACACCAACCTCGCCAGCCGGGGGCTGCGCGCCGGGGAAATCCGCGCGCAGCAACTCCAGCGCGGGCTCAGCCTGGAGCCCGACTTCGTCAGCGTCGTCGCGGGGGCCAACGACTGCCTGAAGGGGCCCTTCAGCGCCGAGCGCCTGCGGGCCGAGCTCAACCTGATGCTGGGGGCCTTCCAGAGCGTGGGGGCGCGGCTCTTCACCGCCACCTTGCCCAACTTCACGCTGCGCCTCGAGCTCCCGGGTGGCGTGCGCGAGCGCGTCGGGCGCAACCTCGAGGCCGCCAACCACATCATCCATGACCTCGCCGGGCGCTACGATGCGATCTTCTTCGACTTCTGGGAGAGCGACCTGGACAAAAATCCAGCCCTTTGGAGCGAAGACGGGGTGCACCCCAACGCCAGGGGCTACCTCGAGATCGCCCGGCAGGTGGCGCCGGTGCTCGAGCGGCACGGCATCGCGGTGCGGGTGCCGGCGGCGCAGGGGGAGGGGAGATGA
- a CDS encoding acetyl ornithine aminotransferase family protein has product MLTRPLIQTALPGPKAKAILERDRRQMSTSYVRPYALVPERGEGCWLYDVDGNSFLDLMAGIAVNTTGYAHPRVVKAVTEQAQKFAHVCFSDFTHDSAVTLAERLAAKLGGGYRVFFGNSGTEGIEAAIKLARYHTRRPYLISFAGSFHGRTLGSLSLTASNAKYRRGFGPLLPHVVHLPYPHPYRPPLGASPENVGQAVLDYLEHLFRTSLPADEVAAVFLEPIQGEGGYVVPPKGFVQGLRELTQRHGILLVADEVQSGVGRTGTFLAMEQEGVQADIVVLAKGLASGYPISAVLFREELSTWTPAAHGTTFGGNAVSVAAALATLDLLEEGVMDNARRVSEHLMRGLLELQKKHPRLGDVRGRGLMIGLDFVKDRETRNEDPALRDQVQQKAFEKGLLVLSAGPSTVRLAPPLILTLEEADIALDVLGEVLRAVGA; this is encoded by the coding sequence ATGCTGACGCGTCCTTTGATCCAGACTGCTCTACCCGGTCCTAAAGCCAAAGCTATTCTCGAGCGCGACCGCCGGCAGATGTCTACTTCGTACGTCCGCCCCTATGCGCTGGTGCCCGAGCGCGGCGAGGGCTGCTGGCTATATGACGTGGACGGGAACAGCTTCCTGGATCTGATGGCGGGGATCGCCGTCAACACCACCGGCTATGCCCATCCTCGGGTGGTCAAGGCCGTGACCGAGCAGGCCCAAAAGTTCGCCCACGTCTGCTTCTCCGACTTTACCCATGACTCCGCCGTTACCCTGGCTGAGCGCCTCGCCGCCAAGCTAGGCGGGGGTTACCGAGTATTCTTCGGGAACTCCGGCACCGAGGGCATCGAGGCGGCCATCAAGCTGGCCCGCTACCACACCCGCCGCCCTTACCTGATCTCTTTCGCCGGGAGCTTCCACGGGCGTACCCTGGGTTCTTTGTCGCTCACCGCCTCGAACGCCAAGTACCGCCGCGGCTTCGGACCCCTATTGCCCCATGTGGTCCATCTCCCCTACCCTCACCCCTACCGCCCGCCGCTGGGGGCGAGCCCGGAAAATGTTGGGCAAGCCGTGCTGGATTACCTCGAGCACCTATTCCGCACTAGTTTGCCTGCAGACGAGGTCGCAGCGGTCTTCCTCGAGCCTATTCAGGGTGAGGGCGGGTACGTGGTGCCGCCTAAGGGCTTCGTGCAGGGCTTGCGCGAGCTAACCCAGCGACACGGCATCCTGCTGGTGGCCGACGAGGTGCAAAGTGGAGTGGGGCGCACCGGAACCTTTTTAGCCATGGAGCAGGAAGGAGTGCAAGCCGACATCGTGGTGCTGGCCAAAGGGCTAGCCTCCGGCTACCCCATCAGCGCGGTGCTCTTCCGCGAAGAACTCTCTACCTGGACGCCCGCAGCCCATGGCACTACCTTCGGCGGGAACGCAGTCTCGGTGGCAGCAGCCCTGGCGACACTAGACCTCCTTGAAGAGGGGGTGATGGATAACGCCCGCAGGGTAAGCGAACACCTGATGCGGGGATTGCTCGAGTTGCAGAAAAAACATCCCCGGCTAGGTGACGTGCGCGGGCGGGGATTGATGATCGGCCTGGATTTCGTGAAAGACCGTGAGACCCGCAACGAGGACCCCGCCCTGCGCGACCAGGTTCAGCAAAAAGCCTTCGAGAAAGGCCTGCTGGTCCTCTCGGCAGGGCCCAGTACGGTGCGACTGGCCCCCCCGCTGATCTTGACCCTCGAAGAGGCGGATATCGCGCTGGACGTACTGGGCGAGGTGCTGAGAGCAGTCGGGGCGTGA
- a CDS encoding arsenate reductase family protein encodes MEVQIFGLKSSSATRAAERFFKERRVKIHFVDLSQRPMSKGEIGRFAQKFGLEVLIDTQTKAYRDSYLEYLRVTEEELLRKIAAEPRLLKLPLVRSGNLLSVGLAQAEWKKWLSGV; translated from the coding sequence ATGGAGGTGCAGATCTTCGGGCTAAAGAGTTCTTCGGCGACCCGCGCCGCCGAGCGCTTCTTCAAGGAGCGCCGTGTCAAGATCCACTTTGTAGATCTGTCCCAGCGCCCTATGAGCAAGGGGGAGATCGGGCGATTTGCGCAGAAATTCGGGCTCGAGGTCCTGATCGACACCCAGACCAAAGCCTACCGCGATAGCTACCTCGAGTACCTTCGCGTGACCGAAGAGGAGCTGCTCAGAAAGATCGCTGCCGAGCCCCGACTGCTCAAGTTGCCCCTGGTACGCAGCGGCAACCTGCTAAGCGTTGGGCTGGCCCAGGCGGAGTGGAAAAAATGGCTGTCGGGCGTGTAA
- a CDS encoding DUF433 domain-containing protein, which produces MNYRDYITLEPGKRSGKPCIRGMRITVYDVLEYLASGMSVEEILDDFPYLTREDIQACLAYAADREKTQMVVAA; this is translated from the coding sequence ATGAACTACCGTGACTACATTACGCTCGAGCCCGGCAAGCGCAGCGGGAAACCCTGCATTCGCGGGATGCGGATCACAGTGTACGACGTGCTGGAATACCTGGCGAGCGGGATGAGCGTGGAGGAAATCTTAGATGACTTTCCCTATCTAACCCGTGAAGACATCCAGGCGTGTCTGGCCTACGCGGCTGACCGCGAGAAGACCCAGATGGTGGTAGCGGCTTGA
- a CDS encoding DUF5615 family PIN-like protein codes for MKLLLDHNLSPKLVSRLADLYPGSSHVYLLGLETADDRAVWEYARQGGYTVVSKDSDYNDLSVLLGFPPKLVWIRRGNCSVREIEAILRVHHAEVASFLENPESGMLILL; via the coding sequence TTGAAACTGCTGTTGGATCACAACCTCTCTCCCAAGCTGGTCTCGAGGCTGGCCGATCTTTACCCCGGTTCGAGTCATGTGTATTTGCTGGGTCTTGAGACCGCCGATGACCGAGCGGTATGGGAATATGCCCGGCAGGGAGGCTACACAGTGGTAAGCAAAGACTCCGATTACAACGATCTGTCTGTACTGCTGGGTTTCCCACCCAAGCTAGTCTGGATACGACGGGGGAACTGCTCCGTGCGCGAGATTGAGGCCATACTACGGGTTCATCATGCCGAAGTCGCAAGCTTTCTCGAGAACCCGGAAAGCGGGATGTTGATCTTGTTGTAG
- a CDS encoding acyl-CoA dehydrogenase family protein, giving the protein MIADRKLAKKGGGWLLEKPEAIFTPEDFDDTTRMIQDTVRQFVEKEYRPVAEAMEHGALEHNIPLLKKAGELGLLGVEVSEEYGGLDLPKTVSTVIAEGLSPTGGFSVSYGVQTSIGLLPLVYWGTKEQKDRYLAKLVSGELIAAYCLTEPQSGSDAMGAKTRAELSEDGKYYIINGTKMWISNAGFAHLFTVFAKTKEGLTAFLVERDTPGLRLGGEEKKMGIKSSSTRQVFFEDVKVPVENVLGELGKGHKIAFNVLNVGRYKLGAGAIGGAKEALALSAKYAKERVAFGQPIANFGLIQQKLAEMASRIFAGESAVYRTMGLIDEAIAGKTGTEAVLAGIEEYAVEASIIKVLGSEILDYAVDEGVQIHGGYGYSGEYAIERAYRDSRINRIFEGTNEINRLLIPGMLLRRAMKGELPLVDAAMRLQRELLEPSFDEPEDKEMAELENLKKLVLMIAGLAAMKWGTKVEEEQEVLAVAADILIDIYAAESALLRSRRLGGGVYADMSRLYQYQAVDRAQAGALSVLPRLAEGDELRGMVSAARRLTKHEPMDLVEIRRRIAKAVLERDGYPQPRA; this is encoded by the coding sequence ATGATTGCAGATCGTAAGTTGGCAAAAAAAGGCGGCGGCTGGCTGCTGGAAAAACCTGAGGCCATCTTTACCCCCGAGGACTTCGACGACACCACCCGCATGATCCAAGATACCGTGCGGCAGTTCGTGGAAAAGGAATACCGTCCGGTAGCCGAGGCGATGGAACACGGCGCCCTCGAGCACAATATTCCCTTGCTCAAGAAAGCAGGCGAGCTGGGCCTTTTGGGGGTAGAGGTTTCAGAGGAGTATGGCGGCCTCGACCTGCCCAAAACTGTTTCCACGGTGATCGCCGAAGGGCTTTCCCCGACCGGAGGTTTTAGCGTCAGCTACGGGGTGCAAACCAGCATTGGTCTGCTGCCGTTGGTCTACTGGGGCACCAAGGAGCAGAAGGACAGGTACCTTGCCAAACTGGTCTCCGGCGAGTTGATCGCCGCCTACTGCCTCACCGAGCCGCAGTCCGGCTCTGACGCGATGGGTGCCAAGACCCGTGCCGAACTCAGCGAGGACGGCAAGTACTACATCATCAACGGGACCAAGATGTGGATCAGCAACGCTGGCTTCGCTCATCTCTTCACCGTCTTCGCCAAAACCAAGGAGGGCCTCACTGCCTTTTTGGTCGAGCGGGACACGCCGGGGTTGCGTCTGGGCGGGGAAGAAAAGAAGATGGGGATCAAATCCTCGAGCACCCGCCAGGTATTCTTCGAGGACGTTAAGGTTCCCGTTGAGAACGTGCTGGGCGAGCTGGGCAAGGGGCACAAGATCGCCTTTAACGTGCTCAACGTGGGACGCTACAAGCTGGGGGCAGGGGCCATCGGTGGAGCCAAGGAGGCCCTCGCACTTTCTGCCAAGTACGCTAAGGAGCGGGTCGCTTTCGGCCAGCCCATCGCCAACTTTGGCCTTATTCAGCAAAAGCTCGCTGAAATGGCCTCGCGGATTTTTGCCGGGGAAAGCGCTGTATACCGCACGATGGGCTTGATCGACGAAGCCATCGCGGGAAAAACCGGAACCGAGGCGGTGCTAGCGGGTATCGAGGAGTACGCAGTAGAAGCTAGCATCATCAAGGTGCTGGGGTCGGAGATCCTCGACTATGCTGTGGACGAGGGCGTACAGATTCATGGCGGCTACGGCTATTCGGGTGAGTACGCTATCGAGCGGGCTTACCGCGACAGCCGCATCAACCGCATCTTTGAAGGGACCAATGAGATCAACCGCCTGCTGATCCCTGGGATGCTCCTGCGGCGGGCCATGAAGGGCGAGCTTCCGCTGGTAGATGCTGCCATGCGGCTGCAAAGGGAACTGCTCGAGCCCTCCTTTGACGAGCCCGAGGACAAGGAGATGGCAGAGCTCGAGAACCTCAAGAAGCTAGTGTTGATGATCGCTGGGCTGGCTGCGATGAAGTGGGGCACCAAGGTGGAGGAGGAGCAGGAGGTGTTGGCGGTGGCCGCTGATATCCTCATCGATATCTACGCGGCCGAGTCGGCCCTGCTGCGTTCGCGCCGCTTGGGGGGCGGGGTCTACGCGGACATGTCCCGGCTATACCAGTACCAAGCTGTTGACCGCGCCCAAGCTGGCGCGCTGTCGGTGCTGCCCCGCCTAGCCGAGGGCGACGAGTTGCGGGGGATGGTCTCTGCAGCCCGCCGCTTGACCAAACATGAACCGATGGACTTGGTAGAAATACGCCGCCGAATCGCCAAAGCGGTGCTCGAGCGCGATGGGTATCCACAGCCCAGAGCCTAA
- a CDS encoding DUF4442 domain-containing protein, whose product MTTAFPKAKAESWRTRVWRWGFNLFPAYRGTGGRVTYIAPDWKEVHVALPLNWRTRNYVGTIFGGSLYGAIDPIYMLMLIHVLGPEYIVWDKAATIRFRKPGKATLYARFVLTDEELGAIRTLAAQNPSVDRVYPVELVDKNGVVHASFEKTLYIRKKPENQSKKLEPSIKESR is encoded by the coding sequence ATGACCACGGCTTTCCCTAAGGCCAAGGCCGAGTCCTGGCGCACCCGTGTCTGGCGCTGGGGCTTCAACCTGTTCCCGGCCTACCGGGGCACGGGCGGGCGGGTGACCTACATCGCCCCCGACTGGAAGGAGGTCCACGTGGCGCTGCCGCTCAACTGGCGCACGCGCAACTACGTAGGGACCATCTTCGGCGGGAGCCTGTACGGCGCCATTGACCCCATCTACATGCTGATGCTCATCCACGTTTTGGGGCCGGAATACATCGTGTGGGACAAGGCGGCTACCATCCGCTTCCGCAAGCCGGGCAAGGCCACGCTCTACGCCCGCTTCGTGCTCACCGACGAGGAGTTAGGGGCCATCCGAACCCTCGCCGCCCAAAACCCCTCCGTAGACCGGGTCTACCCGGTGGAGCTGGTGGACAAAAACGGCGTGGTGCACGCCAGTTTTGAGAAAACCCTGTACATCCGTAAGAAACCTGAAAACCAGTCAAAAAAGCTCGAACCGAGCATAAAGGAGTCCAGATGA
- a CDS encoding thiolase family protein, whose translation MREAVIVSAVRSAVGRGKSDGSLASVHPIDLSATVMKAAVAKAGVAPQVVEDVQWGCAMPEGSQGLNVARLSLLRAGFPVEVTGATINRFCSSGLQSIAYGAQAILSGMNDVVLAGGVEMMSQVPMSGYHTRLHPEMAEAYIGMGYTAERVAERWGVSREDQDVWAYGSHQKALKAQAEGKFDEEIVPVVVKKVSWKGAKKQVEEIPFAKDEIPRADTSLERLAKLKPAFKEGGTVTAGNASPYSDGAAAVLLMSREKADELGLKPLARFVSFATGGVDPDIMGVGPIKAVPKALAKAGIRLEDIKLIEFNEAFAAQVLAVMRELSFNPEIVNVNGGAIALGHPLGATGAKLTTQLVHELARRGGGLGLVTMCIGGGMGAAGVFEVYPQS comes from the coding sequence ATGAGAGAAGCCGTAATCGTGAGTGCAGTGCGTAGCGCCGTTGGGCGCGGGAAAAGCGACGGGTCGCTGGCGAGCGTGCATCCTATTGACCTCTCGGCTACCGTGATGAAAGCCGCCGTTGCAAAAGCCGGGGTGGCCCCCCAGGTCGTCGAAGATGTGCAGTGGGGCTGCGCTATGCCGGAGGGTAGCCAGGGCTTGAACGTGGCCCGGCTCTCGCTCTTGCGGGCGGGGTTTCCCGTCGAGGTGACGGGGGCAACCATCAACCGCTTCTGCTCCTCCGGGCTCCAGAGCATCGCCTATGGGGCCCAGGCCATTCTCTCGGGGATGAACGACGTAGTGCTCGCAGGGGGTGTGGAGATGATGAGCCAGGTGCCGATGTCGGGTTACCACACCCGGCTGCACCCCGAGATGGCCGAGGCCTACATCGGCATGGGTTACACCGCCGAGCGGGTGGCCGAGCGTTGGGGAGTAAGCCGCGAGGATCAGGACGTCTGGGCCTACGGTTCGCACCAGAAAGCTCTCAAGGCCCAGGCCGAGGGCAAGTTTGACGAGGAGATCGTGCCTGTGGTGGTGAAAAAAGTGAGCTGGAAGGGGGCAAAAAAGCAAGTTGAGGAGATTCCCTTTGCCAAGGACGAGATCCCCCGCGCGGACACCAGCCTCGAGCGCCTGGCCAAGCTCAAACCCGCGTTCAAGGAAGGCGGCACCGTGACTGCCGGGAACGCCTCGCCGTACTCGGACGGGGCCGCCGCCGTGCTGCTGATGAGCCGCGAGAAGGCCGATGAGCTGGGCCTCAAACCGCTGGCCCGCTTTGTGAGCTTCGCCACCGGGGGCGTGGACCCAGACATCATGGGGGTGGGACCGATCAAGGCCGTGCCTAAGGCGCTGGCTAAGGCGGGTATTCGCCTCGAGGACATCAAGCTCATCGAGTTTAATGAGGCCTTTGCCGCTCAGGTGCTGGCGGTGATGCGCGAGCTAAGCTTCAACCCTGAGATCGTCAACGTAAATGGTGGGGCCATTGCGCTCGGCCACCCGCTCGGCGCGACCGGGGCCAAGCTCACTACCCAACTCGTCCACGAACTGGCGCGGCGCGGCGGTGGGCTGGGCCTGGTGACGATGTGCATCGGCGGCGGGATGGGGGCCGCAGGGGTTTTTGAGGTCTATCCCCAAAGCTGA
- the proC gene encoding pyrroline-5-carboxylate reductase has protein sequence MRLAIVGVGKMGRSILEGILKAEFLAPQEVGVVDIKEYAQGVAAQYGVKVLTHSELRVAERVLISVQPKDLPTVAPQITHPNTGYISIMAGVSTRVLTERLGTRRVVRAMPNLAATIGKSSTAVVGPREAEEAGDLEFARQLFATVGDVYDLPERLFDAFTGMSASAPAYVAMVAEALADGGVKMGIPRAQALKLAADVLIATGELLRYKHPAVIKDEVSSPGGTTIHGVAALEARGIRAALIEAVQAATLRGHELGQDE, from the coding sequence ATGCGCTTGGCAATTGTGGGCGTGGGCAAGATGGGCCGGAGCATCCTCGAGGGCATCCTCAAAGCGGAGTTTCTGGCTCCCCAAGAAGTAGGCGTGGTAGACATAAAGGAATATGCGCAAGGGGTAGCGGCCCAGTATGGGGTAAAGGTCCTTACCCATTCCGAACTGCGCGTGGCGGAGCGGGTCTTGATCAGTGTACAACCCAAAGACCTGCCCACGGTAGCACCCCAGATCACCCATCCCAATACCGGTTATATCTCGATCATGGCGGGGGTTTCCACCCGTGTCCTGACCGAGCGCCTGGGTACGCGGCGGGTGGTGCGGGCTATGCCCAACCTAGCGGCTACCATTGGTAAAAGTTCGACGGCGGTGGTGGGCCCGCGCGAGGCGGAAGAGGCGGGGGATCTAGAGTTCGCCCGGCAACTCTTCGCTACCGTGGGTGATGTCTACGACCTCCCAGAGCGCCTTTTCGATGCCTTTACCGGGATGTCGGCTTCGGCTCCGGCTTACGTGGCGATGGTCGCCGAAGCCTTGGCCGACGGTGGGGTGAAGATGGGGATTCCCCGCGCCCAAGCCCTCAAGCTGGCCGCCGATGTGCTCATCGCTACCGGAGAGTTGTTACGGTATAAGCATCCGGCTGTGATTAAGGATGAGGTAAGCAGCCCCGGCGGGACCACTATCCATGGGGTGGCGGCGCTCGAGGCCCGCGGAATCCGCGCGGCCCTCATCGAAGCTGTTCAGGCCGCTACCCTTCGCGGCCATGAGCTGGGTCAGGACGAATAA